In Corynebacterium afermentans subsp. afermentans, a genomic segment contains:
- a CDS encoding MFS transporter: MKPAVNPWNTLAALAAGYFLVLIDQGFMPVITPLLPFDVGSAVWLTSIYLLCTVAPMPATGKLGDAFGQRRVFLIGLAIYVAALVFAGVSWSFGALVVARGLQGVGAAVFLPQAFGLIPRVFAEDKQGRAFAAWGVIGSVASLIGPVVGGAVADGFGWRAAFFAQAALGAVALLAGLIALPRLPRSSERVTVLPVVLSFGGLGLLVYGIQFGQWPSILFGALLIGVLVLSARNGTDDGFLPVELMLNRSFALGTLGVAAMGFTVASMFIPLMYWLQTVAGASPMASGAVTAPMSVFALVLTPVAGYLTDRRDSGKLCAAGFAVSAAGLALAIALIHTGASVWWFTAATSLLGIGGAFVWAPNAAVTMRGVSEHETGAASGLYNTARQVGSVLGVALVGMVLASGSVESTAGWALALPCVAMLIGAVSSLRLRG, encoded by the coding sequence TTGAAGCCGGCCGTTAACCCCTGGAATACCCTCGCAGCCCTGGCTGCGGGGTATTTTCTTGTCCTGATCGATCAGGGCTTCATGCCCGTGATCACGCCGCTTTTGCCTTTCGACGTCGGCTCCGCCGTGTGGCTGACCAGCATCTACCTGCTGTGTACAGTGGCCCCGATGCCGGCCACGGGCAAACTCGGCGATGCTTTCGGGCAACGCCGCGTCTTCCTCATCGGTCTGGCCATCTATGTGGCCGCCCTGGTGTTTGCGGGCGTGTCCTGGTCGTTCGGTGCCCTGGTTGTGGCCCGTGGTCTGCAGGGCGTGGGTGCCGCGGTGTTCTTACCGCAGGCGTTTGGGCTGATCCCGCGCGTGTTTGCAGAAGACAAGCAGGGACGCGCGTTTGCCGCGTGGGGCGTGATCGGCTCGGTGGCGTCGCTGATCGGCCCGGTGGTCGGTGGGGCGGTGGCAGACGGCTTCGGCTGGCGTGCCGCGTTTTTCGCGCAAGCCGCGCTTGGTGCGGTGGCGCTGCTCGCCGGGTTGATCGCGTTGCCGCGGCTGCCGCGCAGCAGCGAGCGGGTGACGGTGTTGCCTGTTGTGCTTTCCTTCGGCGGGTTGGGGCTGCTTGTCTACGGCATCCAGTTCGGGCAGTGGCCCTCGATCCTCTTTGGTGCGCTGCTGATCGGCGTGCTGGTGCTCTCGGCCCGCAACGGCACCGACGACGGGTTCTTGCCCGTGGAGCTCATGCTGAACCGCTCGTTTGCGCTCGGGACGCTGGGGGTGGCCGCGATGGGCTTTACTGTGGCGTCGATGTTCATCCCGCTGATGTACTGGCTGCAAACCGTCGCTGGCGCCTCGCCGATGGCATCCGGCGCCGTCACCGCGCCCATGTCCGTATTCGCGCTCGTGCTCACCCCGGTTGCCGGGTACCTGACGGACCGGCGCGACTCAGGCAAGCTGTGCGCGGCGGGCTTTGCCGTCTCCGCGGCGGGGCTGGCGCTCGCCATCGCGCTCATTCACACCGGGGCCAGCGTGTGGTGGTTTACCGCCGCGACCTCGCTGTTGGGCATTGGCGGGGCTTTCGTGTGGGCGCCCAACGCGGCGGTGACCATGCGCGGCGTCTCCGAGCACGAAACCGGCGCGGCTTCCGGGCTGTACAACACCGCCCGCCAGGTCGGATCCGTCCTTGGCGTGGCGCTGGTGGGCATGGTCCTGGCTTCCGGCTCCGTCGAATCCACCGCCGGTTGGGCGCTTGCGCTGCCGTGCGTTGCGATGCTGATCGGTGCGGTGTCGTCGCTTCGGCTTCGCGGGTAG
- a CDS encoding ATP-dependent 6-phosphofructokinase — protein sequence MRLATLTSGGDCPGLNAVIRGIVRTANTEYGSTVVGYRDGWVGLIEDRRVDLYNDAYMDSLLLRGGTVLGTGRLHPDKFKAGLDQIKANIDDAGVDALIAIGGEGTLKGAKWLSDNGIPVVGVPKTIDNDVAATDYTFGFDTAVSVATDAIDRLHTTAESHNRILIVEVMGRHVGWIALHAGMAGGAHYTVVPEEPFDIADICKAMERRFQMGEKYGIIVVAEGATPKEDTMDAGLGEEDEFGHKTFNGMGQIIGDEVKKRLGYDVRTTVLGHTQRGGTPTAYDRVLATRYGVHAARAAHDGNFGQCVALHGEDIELVALEDAVAQLKTVPERRYATAKAMFT from the coding sequence ATGCGACTTGCCACTTTGACCTCCGGCGGCGATTGCCCTGGCCTCAACGCCGTCATCCGCGGCATCGTCCGCACCGCCAACACGGAGTACGGCTCTACCGTCGTGGGGTACCGCGACGGCTGGGTGGGGCTGATAGAGGATCGCCGCGTCGACCTTTACAACGACGCCTACATGGACTCCCTCCTGCTTCGCGGCGGCACCGTGCTGGGCACCGGCCGCCTGCACCCGGACAAGTTCAAGGCGGGACTGGACCAGATCAAGGCCAACATCGACGACGCTGGGGTGGACGCCTTGATCGCCATCGGCGGCGAGGGCACGCTCAAGGGCGCAAAGTGGCTCTCCGACAACGGCATCCCGGTCGTCGGCGTGCCCAAGACCATCGACAACGACGTCGCCGCCACCGATTACACCTTCGGCTTCGACACCGCGGTGTCCGTGGCCACCGACGCGATCGACCGGCTGCACACCACCGCCGAGTCCCACAACCGCATCCTCATCGTGGAGGTCATGGGCCGCCACGTCGGCTGGATCGCCCTGCACGCCGGCATGGCCGGCGGCGCGCACTACACCGTGGTCCCGGAGGAGCCGTTCGACATCGCCGATATCTGCAAGGCGATGGAGCGTCGGTTCCAGATGGGGGAGAAGTACGGCATCATCGTCGTCGCCGAGGGCGCGACTCCTAAAGAAGACACCATGGACGCAGGTCTCGGTGAGGAAGACGAGTTCGGCCACAAAACCTTCAACGGCATGGGCCAGATCATCGGCGACGAAGTGAAAAAGCGCCTGGGCTACGACGTGCGCACCACGGTGCTCGGGCACACCCAGCGCGGCGGCACGCCGACCGCCTACGACCGCGTGCTGGCCACCCGCTACGGCGTCCACGCCGCCCGCGCAGCCCACGACGGCAACTTCGGCCAGTGCGTGGCCCTGCACGGCGAGGACATCGAGCTGGTCGCGCTCGAAGACGCCGTGGCACAGCTCAAGACCGTGCCCGAGCGTCGCTACGCCACCGCGAAGGCGATGTTCACATAG
- a CDS encoding mismatch-specific DNA-glycosylase, which produces MRNRIPDPCRLLIVGINPGRLTEEVDAPFAYPGNRFWPALEAAGITPYRVHANEGLSEEDAAMLAERGIGFTNLVGRMTPKASDLSKAELVEGAEVVRGVVEKHRPAAVMFAGIGAYRDAYRRPKATRGLQPETLAGVPVWVVGNPSGLNAHETVATLAESYREVWEATARERR; this is translated from the coding sequence ATGAGAAACCGCATCCCTGACCCCTGTCGCCTGCTCATCGTCGGCATTAACCCCGGCCGCCTCACCGAGGAGGTGGACGCGCCCTTTGCCTACCCGGGCAACCGCTTCTGGCCGGCGCTGGAGGCCGCGGGCATCACCCCGTACCGCGTCCACGCCAATGAGGGGTTATCGGAAGAAGACGCGGCCATGCTCGCCGAGCGCGGCATCGGCTTTACTAACTTGGTGGGGCGCATGACGCCGAAAGCGTCGGACCTCTCCAAGGCGGAACTCGTTGAGGGAGCAGAGGTGGTGCGGGGCGTCGTCGAAAAGCATCGGCCCGCAGCCGTGATGTTCGCAGGTATTGGGGCGTACCGCGATGCCTATCGACGACCAAAGGCCACCCGCGGCCTCCAGCCCGAGACCCTCGCCGGCGTGCCGGTGTGGGTGGTGGGCAACCCCAGCGGGCTCAACGCGCACGAGACCGTGGCCACGCTCGCCGAGAGCTACCGGGAGGTCTGGGAGGCGACAGCGCGGGAGCGGCGGTAG
- a CDS encoding PrsW family glutamic-type intramembrane protease: MQKSFILQGIGGLAILAGVGRFVYALTQVPWTPAFGAAAAAFVLISVAAAWLLLRRHPGRPGNPWWLPAGVIAGAGLCGVVPPVNSAYLAAAQQLPDAVTYLFSSIPEETAKLLAALLVIAAFAPVRRPVESAVVGMAVGVGYTVAETVNNSAIAAALDLHSEYFNGVAAMITMVVMGPFSHAVYTGLAAWGLGQFLCRTDQPLGWRLSRLAGWLLLAAAIHGAFNASKELPGVAGLFGSIAVTILLWVLLIWLYRRSRAVASQTSR; the protein is encoded by the coding sequence GTGCAAAAGAGCTTCATTCTCCAAGGCATCGGCGGCCTGGCAATCCTCGCGGGCGTGGGACGGTTCGTCTACGCACTCACCCAGGTGCCGTGGACGCCCGCGTTCGGCGCTGCAGCGGCGGCATTCGTCCTCATTTCTGTCGCGGCGGCGTGGCTACTTTTGCGCCGCCACCCCGGGCGGCCTGGGAATCCGTGGTGGCTGCCCGCCGGCGTGATTGCCGGGGCGGGCTTGTGCGGCGTCGTCCCGCCGGTCAACTCCGCGTACCTCGCCGCGGCGCAGCAGCTTCCCGACGCTGTTACGTACCTGTTTTCCTCGATTCCGGAGGAGACTGCCAAACTGCTGGCTGCGTTACTGGTCATCGCCGCATTCGCGCCGGTGCGTCGACCCGTCGAGTCGGCCGTGGTCGGCATGGCAGTCGGCGTCGGCTACACGGTCGCCGAGACCGTGAACAATTCAGCGATCGCAGCGGCGCTGGATCTGCACTCGGAATACTTCAATGGTGTCGCGGCCATGATCACGATGGTTGTCATGGGCCCGTTCTCGCACGCCGTGTACACCGGGCTGGCGGCGTGGGGCCTCGGGCAGTTCCTGTGCCGCACCGACCAGCCTCTCGGCTGGCGCCTCTCCCGGCTTGCCGGTTGGTTACTCCTCGCCGCCGCGATCCACGGGGCGTTCAACGCCTCCAAAGAGCTCCCCGGCGTCGCGGGTCTCTTCGGCTCGATCGCGGTCACGATCTTGCTGTGGGTGCTGTTGATCTGGCTCTACCGCCGCTCCCGCGCTGTCGCCTCCCAGACCTCCCGGTAG
- the gatB gene encoding Asp-tRNA(Asn)/Glu-tRNA(Gln) amidotransferase subunit GatB: MTAYDLMDYDEVLEKYDPVMGLEVHVELATETKMFSTSSAHFGAEPNTNIDPVSLGLPGALPVVNAKGVEWAIKIGLALNCKIAESSRFARKNYFYPDQPKNYQISQYDEPIAYDGYLDVVLEDGTEWRVEIERAHMEEDTGKLTHLGSASGRITGATASLVDCNRAGIPLIEIVTKPIIGAGERAPEVAKAYVGALRELVKALGVSDARMDQGSMRCDANVSLRPVGQEEFGTRTETKNINSLKSVEQAVRYEMQRQAAVLQDGGEVVQETRHYQEKDGSTSKGRPKEEASDYRYFNDPDLPPVIAKPEWVEEIRATLPELPWVRRARIQEEWQLPEKEFRDLVNAGALDLIVDTVEAGATPDEARAWWVSYINGKANEAGKDLDALGVTPADVARVVELVKEGKLTTKLGRQAIDGVIAGEGSVDEVVAARGLEVVRDDGAIEKAVDEALAANPDIVEKYRAGNKKVTGAIVGAVMKATQGKADPGQVNQLIAKKLAE, encoded by the coding sequence ATGACTGCGTACGACCTGATGGATTACGACGAAGTACTCGAAAAGTACGACCCCGTGATGGGCCTTGAGGTGCACGTCGAGCTCGCCACCGAGACGAAGATGTTCTCCACCTCATCCGCCCACTTCGGCGCCGAGCCGAATACGAACATCGACCCGGTCTCGCTCGGGCTTCCCGGTGCGCTGCCGGTGGTCAACGCCAAGGGCGTGGAGTGGGCCATCAAGATCGGCCTGGCGCTGAACTGCAAGATCGCCGAGTCCTCGCGGTTCGCGCGCAAAAACTACTTCTACCCGGATCAGCCGAAGAACTACCAGATCTCCCAGTACGACGAGCCGATCGCCTACGACGGCTACCTGGACGTCGTGCTCGAGGACGGCACCGAGTGGCGCGTGGAAATCGAACGCGCGCACATGGAGGAAGACACCGGCAAGCTCACCCACCTAGGCTCCGCCTCCGGCCGCATCACCGGCGCCACCGCGTCGCTGGTGGACTGCAACCGCGCGGGCATCCCGCTGATCGAGATCGTGACCAAGCCGATCATCGGCGCCGGCGAGCGCGCCCCAGAGGTGGCCAAGGCCTACGTCGGCGCACTGCGCGAGCTGGTCAAGGCCCTCGGCGTCTCCGACGCGCGCATGGACCAGGGCAGCATGCGTTGCGACGCCAACGTGTCCCTGCGCCCGGTTGGCCAGGAAGAATTCGGCACCCGCACCGAGACCAAGAACATCAACTCCCTGAAGTCCGTCGAGCAGGCCGTGCGCTATGAGATGCAGCGCCAGGCCGCCGTACTGCAGGACGGCGGGGAAGTGGTCCAGGAGACCCGCCACTACCAGGAGAAGGACGGCTCCACCTCCAAGGGCCGCCCGAAGGAAGAGGCGAGCGACTACCGCTACTTCAACGACCCCGACCTGCCGCCGGTGATTGCCAAGCCGGAGTGGGTCGAAGAAATCCGCGCCACCCTGCCGGAGCTGCCGTGGGTGCGCCGTGCGCGCATCCAGGAGGAGTGGCAGCTGCCGGAGAAGGAGTTCCGCGACCTGGTCAACGCCGGCGCGCTGGACCTGATCGTGGACACCGTCGAGGCCGGCGCCACGCCCGATGAGGCCCGCGCATGGTGGGTCTCCTACATCAACGGCAAGGCCAACGAGGCCGGCAAGGATCTCGACGCCCTCGGCGTCACCCCGGCCGACGTCGCCCGCGTGGTGGAGCTGGTCAAGGAAGGCAAGCTGACCACCAAGCTAGGCCGCCAGGCCATCGACGGCGTCATCGCCGGTGAAGGCTCTGTCGACGAGGTCGTCGCCGCCCGTGGCCTGGAGGTCGTGCGCGATGACGGCGCGATTGAGAAGGCTGTCGACGAGGCGCTGGCCGCCAACCCGGACATCGTGGAGAAGTACCGCGCCGGCAACAAGAAGGTCACCGGCGCCATCGTCGGTGCTGTGATGAAGGCAACCCAGGGCAAGGCTGACCCGGGGCAGGTCAACCAGCTCATCGCGAAGAAGCTCGCGGAGTAG
- a CDS encoding YkvI family membrane protein: MGKTFKVALALVGLTVGAGFASGQEVIQYFLAFGYWGILGAAVAGAAIAIFSGWVYQLGSYYMADDHSAVFKSVSRPWLSKYMDITTMFTLFCIGFVMVAGAGANLEQQFGFPTWVGSTIMTVLLLLSGLLDIDKLTSVFSYITPLLIACLLVAFVITLMNMPSDFGHINELAQTNQSASGTFGNWLITALNYATLVMIMDVSMMLVFAGSHMNPAQAGKGGLLGGIIFAVLLLILTFILFCNMENVMDADMPLLMVFDSMHPAVGVFVSIVIYLMIYNTAVGMFYANGRRLSHDKPGKFRAYYTAAVLVGFALSFIGFADLVGWVYPLLGYLGLVLGVVMGVAWFRDRKNIQDETGRRERLAELAGTQLDPERSDLTGAERNEVDSLTSDSNVGGKELWQSVQEEVAADMHADSSSDFDIKTVPALDPESDSYAGAPDSQDEKIQWEAYEEMYKTGEFPAVKPEDKPQGK; the protein is encoded by the coding sequence ATGGGTAAAACCTTCAAAGTAGCCCTCGCGCTGGTGGGCCTCACCGTCGGCGCGGGCTTCGCTTCCGGCCAGGAGGTGATCCAGTACTTCCTCGCGTTCGGATACTGGGGCATCCTCGGTGCGGCTGTCGCTGGCGCCGCAATCGCCATCTTCAGCGGCTGGGTCTACCAGCTCGGCTCCTACTACATGGCCGACGACCACAGCGCCGTGTTCAAGAGTGTCTCGCGTCCGTGGCTTTCGAAGTACATGGACATCACTACGATGTTCACCTTGTTTTGCATCGGCTTCGTCATGGTCGCCGGCGCAGGCGCCAACCTGGAGCAGCAATTCGGTTTCCCCACCTGGGTTGGCTCCACAATCATGACCGTGCTTCTGCTTCTCTCCGGCCTGCTGGACATTGACAAACTCACCAGCGTTTTCTCCTACATCACCCCGCTGCTGATCGCGTGCTTGCTCGTCGCCTTCGTGATCACGCTGATGAACATGCCGTCCGACTTCGGGCACATCAACGAACTGGCACAGACCAACCAGAGCGCGTCGGGCACGTTCGGCAACTGGTTGATCACCGCGCTGAACTACGCCACATTGGTGATGATCATGGATGTCTCCATGATGCTCGTCTTCGCCGGCTCCCACATGAACCCGGCACAGGCGGGCAAGGGTGGCCTGCTCGGCGGCATCATATTCGCCGTGCTGCTGCTGATCCTGACCTTCATCCTGTTCTGCAACATGGAAAACGTCATGGATGCCGATATGCCGCTGCTGATGGTCTTCGACTCCATGCACCCCGCCGTAGGCGTGTTCGTGTCCATTGTCATCTACCTGATGATCTACAACACCGCCGTCGGCATGTTCTATGCCAACGGTCGCCGCCTGAGCCACGACAAGCCCGGGAAGTTCCGCGCGTACTACACCGCCGCGGTCCTGGTCGGCTTCGCCCTGTCCTTCATTGGCTTCGCCGACCTGGTCGGCTGGGTCTACCCGCTTCTGGGCTACCTCGGCCTGGTGCTGGGCGTCGTCATGGGTGTGGCCTGGTTCCGCGACCGCAAGAACATCCAGGACGAGACCGGACGCCGCGAGCGCCTCGCAGAGCTCGCAGGCACCCAGCTTGATCCCGAGCGCTCGGACCTCACCGGCGCGGAGCGCAACGAGGTCGACTCGCTGACCTCCGACTCCAATGTTGGCGGCAAGGAACTGTGGCAGTCGGTGCAGGAAGAGGTTGCGGCGGACATGCACGCCGATTCCTCCAGCGACTTCGACATCAAGACCGTGCCGGCGCTCGACCCCGAGTCCGACTCCTACGCTGGTGCCCCGGATTCCCAGGACGAGAAGATCCAGTGGGAGGCGTACGAGGAGATGTACAAGACCGGCGAGTTCCCCGCCGTCAAGCCCGAGGACAAGCCCCAGGGCAAGTAA
- a CDS encoding DoxX family protein: protein MANNPRDLTPNEQNDLTNLDSPDVPDYTGDGLYTRTGKAAPTEIFPRGEQNNGPLIPQTPETTGVERTTETVDMDREPAYVATEPAYAETAETTEPAVVEEETRRGTTDFGLFLMRLFLGAFLIIDSVAIFFRLGGNEGISGLESAFADYPYGSGLAVVVPTLELAAGVFLLLGLLTPIAALVAIAVTGFMALHAFVSQSDGFNVFAWTPETWVPVMLLAASLVVQFTGPGRYGIDASRGWAKRPLVSSWIGVLLGLAAAGLIWWFGTGVNPVA, encoded by the coding sequence ATGGCTAACAACCCACGCGATCTCACCCCGAATGAGCAAAACGATCTGACAAACCTGGATTCCCCTGATGTGCCGGATTACACCGGCGACGGGCTTTACACCCGCACGGGCAAGGCTGCCCCGACGGAAATTTTCCCGCGCGGCGAGCAGAACAACGGCCCGTTGATTCCGCAGACACCGGAGACCACAGGGGTTGAACGCACTACTGAGACGGTGGACATGGACCGCGAGCCAGCGTATGTCGCCACTGAGCCGGCCTACGCCGAGACCGCCGAGACCACCGAGCCGGCCGTGGTGGAGGAGGAGACCCGCCGCGGCACCACGGACTTCGGTCTGTTCTTGATGCGCCTGTTCCTCGGTGCGTTTTTGATCATCGACTCCGTCGCGATCTTCTTCCGCCTCGGCGGCAACGAAGGTATCTCCGGTCTGGAGAGCGCGTTTGCAGATTACCCTTACGGTTCCGGTCTGGCCGTTGTGGTGCCCACCCTCGAGCTGGCCGCCGGTGTGTTCCTGCTGCTAGGCCTGCTCACTCCGATCGCGGCGCTGGTCGCGATCGCTGTGACCGGCTTTATGGCGCTGCACGCGTTTGTTTCCCAGTCTGACGGCTTCAACGTCTTCGCCTGGACGCCGGAGACCTGGGTGCCGGTGATGCTGCTGGCCGCATCCCTGGTCGTGCAGTTCACCGGCCCGGGCCGCTACGGCATCGACGCCTCGCGCGGCTGGGCCAAGCGCCCGCTGGTCTCCAGCTGGATCGGCGTGCTGCTCGGCCTGGCGGCTGCCGGACTGATCTGGTGGTTCGGCACCGGGGTCAATCCGGTCGCTTAG
- the ilvD gene encoding dihydroxy-acid dehydratase, whose protein sequence is MIPLRSRVTTIGRQAAGARALWRATGTGENEFGKPIVAIVNSYTQFVPGHVHLKEVGDIVADAVRAAGGVPKEFNTIAVDDGIAMGHSGMLYSLPSREIITDSVEYMVNAHTVDAMVCISNCDKITPGMLNAAMRLNIPAVFVSGGPMEAGKAFSVGGVTKPKSDLIDAIALSANDDVSDSELDNIANNACPTCGSCSGMFTANSMNCLTEALGLSLPGNGTTLATHTTRRELFEKAGRTVMELCERYYGQGDESVLPRNVAGVNAFRNAMALDMAMGGSTNTILHILAAAQEGGIDFDLHDIDELSHQIPCLSKVAPNGEAHVEDVHRAGGIPAILGELNRAGLLHADVHSIAYPSLSKWLADWDIRGGSATNEALELYHAAPGGERTTKAFSQSARWAELDTDAANGVIHDAEHPFTSDGGLVVLRGNLAPDGAILKTAGVEEGLWEFTGPARVVDSQEQAVSMILNREVLEGEVVVIRYEGPAGGPGMQEMLHPTSFLKGAGLGKKCALITDGRFSGGTSGLSIGHISPEAAAGGLIGLIENGDTISISVSNRELKLDVDQAELDKRRKTIEASDTPWTPNRVREVSKALRAYAKMATSADKGAVRQVD, encoded by the coding sequence GTGATCCCACTTCGCTCACGCGTCACCACCATCGGCCGCCAGGCCGCAGGCGCCCGCGCACTGTGGCGCGCCACCGGCACCGGTGAGAACGAGTTTGGCAAGCCGATCGTGGCTATTGTGAACTCCTACACCCAGTTCGTTCCGGGGCACGTGCACCTGAAGGAGGTCGGCGACATCGTCGCGGACGCCGTGCGTGCCGCCGGCGGAGTGCCCAAGGAGTTCAACACCATCGCCGTCGACGACGGCATCGCCATGGGACACTCCGGCATGCTGTACTCCCTGCCGTCGCGCGAAATCATCACCGACTCGGTGGAGTACATGGTCAACGCCCACACGGTGGACGCCATGGTCTGCATCTCCAACTGCGACAAGATCACGCCGGGCATGCTCAACGCCGCGATGCGCCTGAATATCCCGGCCGTGTTCGTCTCCGGCGGCCCCATGGAGGCCGGCAAGGCATTCTCGGTCGGAGGGGTGACCAAACCGAAGTCCGACCTCATCGACGCGATCGCACTGTCCGCCAACGACGACGTCTCCGACTCGGAGCTCGACAACATCGCCAACAACGCCTGCCCCACCTGCGGCTCCTGCTCCGGCATGTTCACCGCCAACTCCATGAACTGCCTCACCGAGGCGCTCGGCCTGTCCCTGCCGGGAAACGGCACCACGCTCGCCACCCACACCACTCGCCGCGAACTGTTTGAAAAGGCCGGCCGGACCGTCATGGAGCTGTGCGAGCGCTACTACGGCCAGGGCGACGAATCCGTCCTGCCACGCAACGTGGCAGGCGTGAACGCCTTCCGCAACGCCATGGCGCTGGACATGGCCATGGGCGGATCCACCAACACCATCCTGCACATCCTCGCCGCCGCGCAGGAGGGCGGAATCGACTTCGACCTCCACGACATCGACGAGCTGTCCCACCAGATCCCCTGCCTGTCCAAGGTGGCGCCGAACGGCGAAGCCCACGTCGAGGACGTCCACCGCGCAGGCGGCATCCCGGCGATTTTGGGCGAGCTCAACCGCGCGGGACTGCTGCATGCGGATGTGCACTCGATCGCGTATCCGTCGCTAAGCAAATGGCTCGCAGACTGGGACATCCGCGGCGGGTCCGCGACCAATGAGGCGCTGGAGCTGTACCACGCCGCCCCCGGCGGAGAGCGCACCACGAAGGCGTTTTCCCAGAGTGCGCGGTGGGCGGAGCTCGATACCGACGCGGCAAACGGCGTGATCCACGACGCCGAGCACCCGTTTACGTCCGACGGCGGCCTGGTGGTGCTGCGCGGCAACCTCGCACCCGACGGCGCGATTTTGAAGACCGCCGGCGTGGAAGAGGGCCTGTGGGAGTTCACGGGGCCCGCGCGCGTGGTGGACTCGCAGGAGCAAGCCGTTTCCATGATCCTCAACCGCGAGGTGCTCGAAGGTGAGGTCGTGGTGATCCGCTACGAAGGCCCCGCCGGCGGGCCGGGCATGCAGGAGATGCTGCACCCGACGTCGTTCCTCAAGGGCGCCGGCCTAGGCAAAAAGTGCGCGCTGATCACGGACGGGCGTTTCTCCGGTGGCACCTCCGGGCTGTCCATCGGCCACATCTCCCCCGAAGCCGCCGCTGGCGGCCTGATCGGCCTGATCGAAAACGGCGACACCATCTCCATTTCCGTATCCAACCGCGAGCTGAAGCTCGACGTGGACCAGGCGGAGCTGGACAAACGCCGGAAAACGATAGAAGCCTCCGACACCCCGTGGACGCCGAACCGCGTCCGGGAGGTGTCGAAGGCTTTGCGAGCGTACGCGAAGATGGCCACCAGCGCCGACAAGGGCGCCGTGCGCCAGGTGGACTAA
- a CDS encoding PH domain-containing protein, with protein sequence MTDTPEHTQHVFKPTREHILAIVLATGIALMGILWAPKYLAWLLIFPAVWLAWVLASSTTVDERGITAKYLVRKNVTLPWRDLKGLAFKGSAVHAVTVDGAEHPLPGVTFNSLPELAEASNGRITDVITAAQEATDGKYEIIDKGGHKVLLSREEYDAYVAEHPDLPGPRPSSPNTSSET encoded by the coding sequence ATGACTGACACGCCGGAACACACCCAGCACGTATTCAAGCCCACGCGCGAGCACATCCTCGCCATCGTGCTCGCCACCGGCATCGCCCTGATGGGCATCCTCTGGGCGCCGAAGTACCTGGCCTGGCTGCTGATCTTCCCCGCGGTCTGGCTGGCTTGGGTGCTTGCCTCTTCCACCACAGTGGACGAGCGCGGCATCACCGCCAAGTATCTGGTGCGCAAGAACGTCACCCTGCCGTGGCGCGACCTCAAGGGCCTCGCGTTCAAGGGCTCTGCTGTTCATGCCGTTACTGTCGACGGCGCGGAGCACCCGCTACCCGGCGTGACCTTTAACTCGCTTCCCGAACTTGCCGAGGCATCCAACGGCCGCATCACCGACGTGATCACCGCAGCCCAGGAGGCCACCGACGGCAAGTACGAAATCATCGACAAGGGCGGCCACAAGGTTTTGCTCTCCCGCGAAGAGTACGACGCCTACGTTGCCGAGCACCCGGACCTGCCGGGCCCGCGCCCGTCCTCGCCGAATACTTCCTCTGAAACTTAA